One Lasioglossum baleicum chromosome 6, iyLasBale1, whole genome shotgun sequence genomic window carries:
- the Mrps18b gene encoding mitochondrial ribosomal protein S18B, with protein sequence MSLIINGFQLAGSIFRNNLTRKVIPERFLHSSFIRFDEELTEKVPPNKDRSQIISVETSIEYLQSQAYKECYGNSPVWTIYRRNFKGQLPPRKTRRTCIRNNLVTTGSPCPICRDEYLILDYRNVELLKQFISKHSGEVIDYNKTGLCQNAHTKLLVAILKAKDYGLLTFGIPYRYYDYSEWRGTKRVDQQ encoded by the exons ATGTCGTTGATTATAAATGGTTTCCAGTTAGCTGGTTCAATTTTCCGAAACAATTTAACAAGAAAA GTTATTCCCGAGAGATTTTTGCACTCTTCGTTTATACGATTTGACGAAGAATTAACTGAAAAAGTACCACCCAACAAAGATCGAAGTCAAATAATTTCAGTCGAAACTAGCATAGAATATTTACAGAGTCAAg cATATAAAGAATGCTATGGAAATTCTCCAGTTTGGACGATATACAGACGGAATTTCAAGGGACAACTTCCTCCAAGGAAAACCCGAAGAACTTGTATC AGAAATAATTTAGTTACTACTGGTAGTCCTTGTCCGATATGCAGAGACGAGTATCTAATACTTGATTATCGTAACGTTGAgttattaaaacagtttattTCCAAACACAGTGGAGAGGTCATAGATTATAA CAAGACTGGCCTGTGCCAGAATGCTCACACCAAATTGCTTGTCGCTATACTTAAAGCAAAGGACTACGGTTTGCTTACATTTGGCATTCCTTACAGATATTACGATTATTCAGAGTGGAGAGGCACTAAGAGAGTAGATCAACAATga
- the Pnuts gene encoding phosphatase 1 nuclear targeting subunit isoform X1, which yields MGKPRIDPLSLLKCLSVLLGPTGGIRSKEEVHRLANLMTKFSKKLVSKCIYIQILKTTNTDLLSQFMGAGGWNLIHMWLTDGILAKNWALIQELLELLLLCPVDIERLKSNNCPKLVKGLTKEGSHQGVRVLASRLVEQWLKIVKGEAAPNSVPAQIMTVPVQNTGTPGANIVSQSVQQQQQQYSIHCGIQQVSDGTEGATVHVQDLQFTSNSTPSIAVSQIQQEPQVQEQQQAQERTSVQPLQLQVVSKPQQVQIQQQLSSQQSKKPAFVVVSTSSQSPIPVYKITIREGKQILTKVETDAANISSVLNANSTNVEINGDVDDTLSVKEITEGVESTELSDGVVSGQDCKTDIVESENLDQVSSEVKQTVVDSTDSTDVDVVKSKENKDSKDTVSSESSKSSNKENRDSSKKDEKKSSSSDKKNHHSSSSSSKSSKHTSSSSSHRSSSASKSSSHRSSSSKSSSSKDKSSKDKDRHHSSNSSSKHSSSSKSKSDKEKEKQKKDQAEKDKATLEKVQGQALSSKLGKIPKKKSEDEKPGDAAVRKSSTDSRDSSKENKTDSKKVVVMPEKKNISISIESRKNSQDSTTRPKTVKTFNSKFRSTGLEEEVKPPPPRSAKKPNPIIEKKVIPQKLPTLKRASPLREAIPTADKRAKLSLESPTTPPGEEKKGGIKLIPPKPKPMILQESDMFMDALTASTKSKEPRKRKRRTSITKDGPTEPKKQETATNDNRDVTPPPTSPSSADEKSPVVVKPNFKFYQDTLETDEDKEKEKENSDDECKNEKEEAEDQKENRIFKSDIDDDTGSNTPTPEDDMDEKTSDSPEDSSVSDSSKKENSGSYPEIRYVDGLRSVLLLQKRKGPKKVLKWKTDLESVRYFELDETERVNVTKTFTDMKQMEKQNEREAFQMARKLSNEDLMEERTRWKPLISIDLPPALVESGKDSREKDIQYAREKGILQALYFNRSMIPDSAAEPDEERHHGYSDPKIIPLDDLTGNKESEKDFTSMAWPEPKPQLQPPAPAVSNFHYPSFPHNQQPVMAPMGPPTPMGPMPQMSQQMMGPAHMGPMGPEMGGPMPAGGGGWRTGDGKVVVPDGMGMNPMGNMPNAFPPGMEGGPMVPPGMMGPPPMYNQPQEGYGMMGPEDMGFNNMNPNNFQGPPGPMYGPGPNFQGPRGGGPMHGRGRGVPGPGWYRGGGGPPGRGGWRGGGGGWRGSGKQPPVCRQFSKSGYCRVGDKCQYLHPGVNCPPF from the exons ATGGGGAAG CCACGTATAGATCCACTTTCTTTACTAAAATGTCTTAGTGTTTTATTGGGGCCAACTGGAGGTATTAGAAGTAAAGAAGAAGTTCATCGGTTAGCTAATTTAATGACGAAGTTCTCAAAAAAGCTAGTTTCGAAATGCATATACATACAGATATTGAAAACTACAAACACGGATTTACTTAGTCA ATTTATGGGTGCTGGAGGATGGAATCTCATTCACATGTGGCTTACCGACGGTATACTTGCCAAAAATTGGGCTCTCATTCAGGAATTACTTGAACTTCTGCTGCTATGTCCAGTAGATATCGAAAGATTGAAAAGTAACAACTGTCCGAAGTTGGTCAAAGGTTTGACGAAGGAAGGCAGTCATCAAGGGGTCAGAGTGCTGGCTAGTCGGCTGGTAGAACAATggttgaaaatagtgaaaggAGAGGCTGCGCCGAATTCTGTGCCAGCACAAATTATGACTGTCCCAGTGCAAAACACTGGAACTCCAGGAGCGAATATTGTATCTCAGTCAgtgcagcagcaacagcaacagtattccattcattgtgGTATTCAACAAGTTTCCGATGGCACAGAGGGTGCAACAGTGCATGTGCAGGATCTACAGTTCACATCGAATTCTACGCCGTCTATTGCGGTATCTCAGATTCAGCAAGAACCACAAGTACAAGAGCAACAGCAGGCACAGGAAAGGACAAGCGTGCAGCCTTTGCAACTGCAGGTTGTTAGTAAACCGCAGCAGGTGCAAATACAACAGCAACTGTCGTCGCAGCAATCAAAAAAGCCAGCATTCGTTGTGGTATCTACATCTTCTCAATCTCCAATTCCTGTTTATAAGATCACGATTCGTGAAGGTAAACAGATTCTCACAAAAGTGGAGACAGATGCTGCAAATATTAGTAGTGTTTTAAATGCGAATAGTACAAAtgtagaaattaacggagatgtAGACGACACGCTTTCCGTGAAGGAGATTACAGAAGGAGTAGAGTCTACGGAACTCAGTGATGGTGTAGTCAGTGGTCAAGACTGTAAAACGGACATTGTAGAATCTGAAAATTTAGACCAAGTTTCGAGTGAAGTGAAACAGACTGTAGTAGATTCCACAGACAGTACCGACGTGGACGTTGTTAAAAGTAAAGAAAATAAAGACTCTAAAGACACTGTTAGTAGTGAAAGTAGTAAATCTAGTAATAAAGAAAATCGGGATTCTTCGAAAAAAGATGAGAAAAAGTCTAGTAGTTCAGACAAGAAAAATCATCATAGTTCTTCTTCATCCTCCAAAAGTTCTAAGCATACCTCGAGTTCCAGTTCGCATCGTTCTAGTTCCGCATCAAAATCTAGTAGTCATCGTTCTAGTAGTTCGAAAAGCTCGAGTTCCAAGGATAAGTCTTCCAAGGACAAGGACAGGCATCATTCATCCAATTCATCCAGTAAACATAGTAGCTCCAGTAAAAGTAAATCTgataaagagaaagagaaacagaaGAAGGACCAGGCGGAGAAGGATAAAGCAACATTGGAGAAGGTACAAGGGCAGGCTTTGAGCTCCAAGCTGGGAAAAATACCGAAAAAGAAGTCTGAAGACGAGAAACCGGGGGATGCGGCCGTAAGAAAGTCGTCTACGGATTCTAGGGACAGCTCTAAGGAAAATAAGACTGATTCGAAGAAAGTTGTTGTAATGCCTGAAAAGAAGAATATCTCAATTTCCATCGAGAGCAGGAAAAATTCTCAGGACTCTACAACACGGCCAAAGACTGTGAAAACATTCAACTCGAAATTCAGATCTACCGGCTTGGAGGAAGAAGTAAAACCACCGCCACCAAGATCAGCGAAAAAACCAAATCCTATCATTGAGAAAAAGGTCATACCTCAAAAATTACCTACTCTGAAGAGGGCGTCTCCGCTCAGAGAAGCTATCCCAACAGCAGATAAACGGGCTAAGTTGTCTTTGGAATCACCAACTACACCTCCAGGAGAAGAAAAGAAGGGAGGCATTAAATTGATACCACCAAAACCAAAAC CAATGATACTGCAAGAAAGCGATATGTTTATGGATGCGTTGACGGCGTCAACAAAGAGCAAAGAACCGCGGAAGAGGAAACGTAGGACCTCGATTACAAAGGATGGTCCCACGGAACCCAAGAAACAGGAGACTGCCACTAACGATAATCGAGATGTTACGCCTCCACCCACCTCACCATCAAGTGCCGATGAAAAATCACCTGTAGTTGTCAAGCCTAACTTTAAG TTTTATCAAGATACTCTGGAAACGGACGAAGACAAGGAAAAGGAGAAAGAGAATTCAGATGACGAatgtaaaaatgagaaagaggaGGCGGAAGACCAGAAAGAGAATAGGATATTCAAATCGGATATTGATGATGACACCGGAAGTAACA CACCTACGCCCGAAGACGATATGGATGAGAAAACTTCCGATTCGCCGGAAGATTCTTCCGTGTCCGACTCgtcgaaaaaagaaaattccGGTTCATATCCGGAGATCCGTTATGTTGACGGATTGAGAAGCGTTCTGCTACTTCAGAAACGCAAAGGCCCGAAAAAAGTACTGAAATGGAAAACGGACTTAGAGTCGGTGCGTTACTTCGAGTTAGACGAAACGGAGAGGGTGAACGTGACGAAAACGTTCACCGATATGAAACAAATGGAGAAACAGAACGAACGAGAAGCATTCCAGATGGCCAGGAAATTAA GTAACGAAGACTTGATGGAAGAAAGAACGAGATGGAAACCTTTAATTTCGATCGATCTACCACCAGCCTTGGTAGAATCTGGGAAAGATAGCAGAGAGAAGGATATCCAATACGCACGGGAGAAAGGCATTTTACAGGCATTATACTTCAACCGCAGCAT GATCCCAGACTCTGCGGCGGAACCCGACGAAGAACGCCACCATGGATATAGTGATCCAAAAATCATTCCTTTAGATGATCTCACCGGAAACAAAGAAAGTGAGAAAGACTTTACTTCCATGGCGTGGCCAGAACCAAAACCGCAGTTACAACCGCCGGCACCAGCAGTCTCGAACTTTCATTATCCGTCGTTCCCTCATAATCAACAGCCAGTGATGGCGCCTATGGGTCCTCCGACGCCGATGGGTCCAATGCCTCAAATGTCTCAACAAATGATGGGACCTGCTCATATGGGACCGATGGGACCTGAAATGGGTGGACCAATGCCTGCGGGAGGCGGAGGATGGAGAACTGGAGATGGAAAAGTTGTTGTACCCGACGGCATGGGGATGAATCCTATGGGAAACATGCCTAATGCTTTTCCACCAGGCATGGAGGGTGGTCCGATGGTACCACCTGGAATGATGGGACCACCGCCGATGTACAATCAACCGCAAGAGGGCTATGGAATGATGGGACCAGAAGACATGGGCTTCAATAACATGAACCCGAACAACTTCCAAGGCCCGCCGGGTCCAATGTACGGACCTGGACCAAACTTTCAAGGTCCCAGAGGTGGTGGCCCGATGCACGGCAGAGGTAGAGGTGTACCTGGGCCTGGTTGGTACAGAGGTGGTGGGGGACCACCTGGAAGAGGTGGATGGAGAGGCGGTGGTGGCGGATGGAGGGGAAGTGGGAAACAACCACCGgtgtgcagacaattttcaaaGAGCGGCTACTGTCGAGTCGGTGATAAGTGTCAGTACCTTCATCCCGGAGTGAACTGTCCGCCATTTTGA
- the Pnuts gene encoding phosphatase 1 nuclear targeting subunit isoform X2, with product MPRIDPLSLLKCLSVLLGPTGGIRSKEEVHRLANLMTKFSKKLVSKCIYIQILKTTNTDLLSQFMGAGGWNLIHMWLTDGILAKNWALIQELLELLLLCPVDIERLKSNNCPKLVKGLTKEGSHQGVRVLASRLVEQWLKIVKGEAAPNSVPAQIMTVPVQNTGTPGANIVSQSVQQQQQQYSIHCGIQQVSDGTEGATVHVQDLQFTSNSTPSIAVSQIQQEPQVQEQQQAQERTSVQPLQLQVVSKPQQVQIQQQLSSQQSKKPAFVVVSTSSQSPIPVYKITIREGKQILTKVETDAANISSVLNANSTNVEINGDVDDTLSVKEITEGVESTELSDGVVSGQDCKTDIVESENLDQVSSEVKQTVVDSTDSTDVDVVKSKENKDSKDTVSSESSKSSNKENRDSSKKDEKKSSSSDKKNHHSSSSSSKSSKHTSSSSSHRSSSASKSSSHRSSSSKSSSSKDKSSKDKDRHHSSNSSSKHSSSSKSKSDKEKEKQKKDQAEKDKATLEKVQGQALSSKLGKIPKKKSEDEKPGDAAVRKSSTDSRDSSKENKTDSKKVVVMPEKKNISISIESRKNSQDSTTRPKTVKTFNSKFRSTGLEEEVKPPPPRSAKKPNPIIEKKVIPQKLPTLKRASPLREAIPTADKRAKLSLESPTTPPGEEKKGGIKLIPPKPKPMILQESDMFMDALTASTKSKEPRKRKRRTSITKDGPTEPKKQETATNDNRDVTPPPTSPSSADEKSPVVVKPNFKFYQDTLETDEDKEKEKENSDDECKNEKEEAEDQKENRIFKSDIDDDTGSNTPTPEDDMDEKTSDSPEDSSVSDSSKKENSGSYPEIRYVDGLRSVLLLQKRKGPKKVLKWKTDLESVRYFELDETERVNVTKTFTDMKQMEKQNEREAFQMARKLSNEDLMEERTRWKPLISIDLPPALVESGKDSREKDIQYAREKGILQALYFNRSMIPDSAAEPDEERHHGYSDPKIIPLDDLTGNKESEKDFTSMAWPEPKPQLQPPAPAVSNFHYPSFPHNQQPVMAPMGPPTPMGPMPQMSQQMMGPAHMGPMGPEMGGPMPAGGGGWRTGDGKVVVPDGMGMNPMGNMPNAFPPGMEGGPMVPPGMMGPPPMYNQPQEGYGMMGPEDMGFNNMNPNNFQGPPGPMYGPGPNFQGPRGGGPMHGRGRGVPGPGWYRGGGGPPGRGGWRGGGGGWRGSGKQPPVCRQFSKSGYCRVGDKCQYLHPGVNCPPF from the exons ATG CCACGTATAGATCCACTTTCTTTACTAAAATGTCTTAGTGTTTTATTGGGGCCAACTGGAGGTATTAGAAGTAAAGAAGAAGTTCATCGGTTAGCTAATTTAATGACGAAGTTCTCAAAAAAGCTAGTTTCGAAATGCATATACATACAGATATTGAAAACTACAAACACGGATTTACTTAGTCA ATTTATGGGTGCTGGAGGATGGAATCTCATTCACATGTGGCTTACCGACGGTATACTTGCCAAAAATTGGGCTCTCATTCAGGAATTACTTGAACTTCTGCTGCTATGTCCAGTAGATATCGAAAGATTGAAAAGTAACAACTGTCCGAAGTTGGTCAAAGGTTTGACGAAGGAAGGCAGTCATCAAGGGGTCAGAGTGCTGGCTAGTCGGCTGGTAGAACAATggttgaaaatagtgaaaggAGAGGCTGCGCCGAATTCTGTGCCAGCACAAATTATGACTGTCCCAGTGCAAAACACTGGAACTCCAGGAGCGAATATTGTATCTCAGTCAgtgcagcagcaacagcaacagtattccattcattgtgGTATTCAACAAGTTTCCGATGGCACAGAGGGTGCAACAGTGCATGTGCAGGATCTACAGTTCACATCGAATTCTACGCCGTCTATTGCGGTATCTCAGATTCAGCAAGAACCACAAGTACAAGAGCAACAGCAGGCACAGGAAAGGACAAGCGTGCAGCCTTTGCAACTGCAGGTTGTTAGTAAACCGCAGCAGGTGCAAATACAACAGCAACTGTCGTCGCAGCAATCAAAAAAGCCAGCATTCGTTGTGGTATCTACATCTTCTCAATCTCCAATTCCTGTTTATAAGATCACGATTCGTGAAGGTAAACAGATTCTCACAAAAGTGGAGACAGATGCTGCAAATATTAGTAGTGTTTTAAATGCGAATAGTACAAAtgtagaaattaacggagatgtAGACGACACGCTTTCCGTGAAGGAGATTACAGAAGGAGTAGAGTCTACGGAACTCAGTGATGGTGTAGTCAGTGGTCAAGACTGTAAAACGGACATTGTAGAATCTGAAAATTTAGACCAAGTTTCGAGTGAAGTGAAACAGACTGTAGTAGATTCCACAGACAGTACCGACGTGGACGTTGTTAAAAGTAAAGAAAATAAAGACTCTAAAGACACTGTTAGTAGTGAAAGTAGTAAATCTAGTAATAAAGAAAATCGGGATTCTTCGAAAAAAGATGAGAAAAAGTCTAGTAGTTCAGACAAGAAAAATCATCATAGTTCTTCTTCATCCTCCAAAAGTTCTAAGCATACCTCGAGTTCCAGTTCGCATCGTTCTAGTTCCGCATCAAAATCTAGTAGTCATCGTTCTAGTAGTTCGAAAAGCTCGAGTTCCAAGGATAAGTCTTCCAAGGACAAGGACAGGCATCATTCATCCAATTCATCCAGTAAACATAGTAGCTCCAGTAAAAGTAAATCTgataaagagaaagagaaacagaaGAAGGACCAGGCGGAGAAGGATAAAGCAACATTGGAGAAGGTACAAGGGCAGGCTTTGAGCTCCAAGCTGGGAAAAATACCGAAAAAGAAGTCTGAAGACGAGAAACCGGGGGATGCGGCCGTAAGAAAGTCGTCTACGGATTCTAGGGACAGCTCTAAGGAAAATAAGACTGATTCGAAGAAAGTTGTTGTAATGCCTGAAAAGAAGAATATCTCAATTTCCATCGAGAGCAGGAAAAATTCTCAGGACTCTACAACACGGCCAAAGACTGTGAAAACATTCAACTCGAAATTCAGATCTACCGGCTTGGAGGAAGAAGTAAAACCACCGCCACCAAGATCAGCGAAAAAACCAAATCCTATCATTGAGAAAAAGGTCATACCTCAAAAATTACCTACTCTGAAGAGGGCGTCTCCGCTCAGAGAAGCTATCCCAACAGCAGATAAACGGGCTAAGTTGTCTTTGGAATCACCAACTACACCTCCAGGAGAAGAAAAGAAGGGAGGCATTAAATTGATACCACCAAAACCAAAAC CAATGATACTGCAAGAAAGCGATATGTTTATGGATGCGTTGACGGCGTCAACAAAGAGCAAAGAACCGCGGAAGAGGAAACGTAGGACCTCGATTACAAAGGATGGTCCCACGGAACCCAAGAAACAGGAGACTGCCACTAACGATAATCGAGATGTTACGCCTCCACCCACCTCACCATCAAGTGCCGATGAAAAATCACCTGTAGTTGTCAAGCCTAACTTTAAG TTTTATCAAGATACTCTGGAAACGGACGAAGACAAGGAAAAGGAGAAAGAGAATTCAGATGACGAatgtaaaaatgagaaagaggaGGCGGAAGACCAGAAAGAGAATAGGATATTCAAATCGGATATTGATGATGACACCGGAAGTAACA CACCTACGCCCGAAGACGATATGGATGAGAAAACTTCCGATTCGCCGGAAGATTCTTCCGTGTCCGACTCgtcgaaaaaagaaaattccGGTTCATATCCGGAGATCCGTTATGTTGACGGATTGAGAAGCGTTCTGCTACTTCAGAAACGCAAAGGCCCGAAAAAAGTACTGAAATGGAAAACGGACTTAGAGTCGGTGCGTTACTTCGAGTTAGACGAAACGGAGAGGGTGAACGTGACGAAAACGTTCACCGATATGAAACAAATGGAGAAACAGAACGAACGAGAAGCATTCCAGATGGCCAGGAAATTAA GTAACGAAGACTTGATGGAAGAAAGAACGAGATGGAAACCTTTAATTTCGATCGATCTACCACCAGCCTTGGTAGAATCTGGGAAAGATAGCAGAGAGAAGGATATCCAATACGCACGGGAGAAAGGCATTTTACAGGCATTATACTTCAACCGCAGCAT GATCCCAGACTCTGCGGCGGAACCCGACGAAGAACGCCACCATGGATATAGTGATCCAAAAATCATTCCTTTAGATGATCTCACCGGAAACAAAGAAAGTGAGAAAGACTTTACTTCCATGGCGTGGCCAGAACCAAAACCGCAGTTACAACCGCCGGCACCAGCAGTCTCGAACTTTCATTATCCGTCGTTCCCTCATAATCAACAGCCAGTGATGGCGCCTATGGGTCCTCCGACGCCGATGGGTCCAATGCCTCAAATGTCTCAACAAATGATGGGACCTGCTCATATGGGACCGATGGGACCTGAAATGGGTGGACCAATGCCTGCGGGAGGCGGAGGATGGAGAACTGGAGATGGAAAAGTTGTTGTACCCGACGGCATGGGGATGAATCCTATGGGAAACATGCCTAATGCTTTTCCACCAGGCATGGAGGGTGGTCCGATGGTACCACCTGGAATGATGGGACCACCGCCGATGTACAATCAACCGCAAGAGGGCTATGGAATGATGGGACCAGAAGACATGGGCTTCAATAACATGAACCCGAACAACTTCCAAGGCCCGCCGGGTCCAATGTACGGACCTGGACCAAACTTTCAAGGTCCCAGAGGTGGTGGCCCGATGCACGGCAGAGGTAGAGGTGTACCTGGGCCTGGTTGGTACAGAGGTGGTGGGGGACCACCTGGAAGAGGTGGATGGAGAGGCGGTGGTGGCGGATGGAGGGGAAGTGGGAAACAACCACCGgtgtgcagacaattttcaaaGAGCGGCTACTGTCGAGTCGGTGATAAGTGTCAGTACCTTCATCCCGGAGTGAACTGTCCGCCATTTTGA
- the Pyroxd1 gene encoding pyridine nucleotide-disulfide oxidoreductase domain 1 → MSEKEINCTFLVVGGGIAGVSCAEGIGFLAPKEDTVLITASPLIKAVTNIVPLGKTLMQFDVEEKDSICLTEANESIKIIHDFVVKINTVNKQVFTKNGRIITYKKLCLCNGARPKLIAENNDFILGIRDTESVVQFSQKIKNSRKIVIVGNGGIATEIVHEIDGIEIIWVIKDKHISATFVDPGAAEFFMDKVQRTDADSSIPASSITKTMRYTISDRKLVKEGPALGPNWHNNIDIKGTALKSAKVQVEYECEISKVLNESEKKELDPAGLWPVYVELTNGKIIGCDFIVSATGVVPSTNIEGLEGLDKGDDGGLLVDWKLETSEQDIFAAGDTCSAGWEIAKHWFQMRLWTQALQMGRYAAKSMVSSLKNEDFLQDFCFELFTHVTKFFGYKVVLLGLYNGQKLNNKYEILLRMTKGHEYIKLVLEDGKMQGAVLIGDTDLEEMCENLILNQLDLSIYGEDLLNPDIDIEDYFD, encoded by the coding sequence ATgagtgaaaaagaaataaattgtacCTTTTTAGTAGTAGGGGGTGGTATTGCAGGTGTTTCTTGTGCCGAGGGCATAGGTTTTCTTGCTCCCAAAGAAGATACTGTTTTAATTACAGCTAGTCCTTTGATAAAAGCCGTTACAAATATAGTCCCTCTTGGTAAAACATTAATGCAATTTGATGTGGAAGAGAAAGATTCAATATGTTTAACGGAAGCAAACGAATCGATAAAAATTATTCacgattttgttgttaaaataaatacagtAAATAAACAAGTATTCACAAAAAATGGAAGAATTATAACTTACAAAAAACTATGCCTTTGTAACGGTGCCAGACCGAAACTTATAGCAGAGAATAACGATTTTATTTTAGGAATTCGCGATACCGAGTCAGtcgttcaattttctcaaaaaattaaaaattcgcgaaaaatagtaatagtcGGAAATGGTGGCATTGCCACCGAGATTGTACATGAGATTGATGGTATCGAAATAATATGGGTAATCAAAGACAAACATATCTCTGCAACGTTTGTTGATCCTGGAGCTGCTGAGTTTTTCATGGATAAAGTGCAAAGAACAGACGCAGATTCAAGTATTCCTGCAAGCAGTATAACTAAGACGATGAGGTACACAATATCCGACAGAAAACTTGTAAAAGAAGGACCAGCCTTAGGTCCAAACTGGCACAATAATATCGATATAAAAGGCACTGCCTTAAAATCTGCAAAAGTGCAAGTTGAATACGAATGTGAAATATCGAAGGTTCTTAAtgaatcggagaagaaagaATTAGACCCTGCAGGGCTGTGGCCTGTGTACGTTGAATTAACAAATGGAAAAATTATTGGGTGCGATTTTATTGTGTCGGCAACAGGTGTCGTACCGAGCACCAATATAGAGGGTTTAGAGGGCCTCGACAAAGGAGATGACGGCGGATTGTTGGTAGATTGGAAATTGGAAACCTCGGAGCAAGATATATTTGCTGCAGGAGATACATGTAGTGCAGGCTGGGAGATAGCGAAGCACTGGTTTCAAATGAGACTGTGGACCCAGGCTCTCCAAATGGGGCGTTATGCAGCAAAATCTATGGTTTCTTCATTAAAGAATGAAGATTTTTTGCAAGATTTTTGTTTCGAACTTTTTACTCATGTAACAAAATTTTTCGGTTATAAAGTGGTTTTGCTTGGTCTGTACAATGGTCAAAAGTTAAACAACAAATACGAGATTCTGTTGCGTATGACTAAAGGACACGAATATATAAAACTGGTACTAGAAGATGGTAAAATGCAAGGAGCAGTTTTAATCGGAGACACCGATTTGGAAGAAATGTGTGAGAACTTAATATTGAATCAATTAGATTTAAGCATATACGGCGAAGACTTACTAAATCCTGACATTGACATCGAAGATTATTTTGATTAA